A window of Schistocerca cancellata isolate TAMUIC-IGC-003103 chromosome 1, iqSchCanc2.1, whole genome shotgun sequence genomic DNA:
tttgagagtcACATCAAAATGCTTTTTGTGACATATTCGAGTTTTGAACTTCAAATACCATAagaatgaaaaaattacaaaaacctgATTGCCCTGTTGTCTCCTTGTAAGTGGAATAGGGGCTTATCCTAACTCTGCATATATATCCAGATTGTTGCAGCAGCAAAGGACAGTTTGTTTTGTTCTGGTAGTGGCTACAAAATGAATGATTTACCAAGTGTTCTCGGAAGTAAGGTTTAGATCCAACATAGTGAGAtgattcattttaaaaattaattatgaattctgagagaaaaaataaatttgAGATTACAGGATCTGTCAGACAAGTATTTCCAAAAAAAAGTTCAACTTAAGAAACTGACTTCAGATCTCGTGTATGAGAAGTTTCCATGTAAGAGGTATGAACATTATCTTGTAATATCAATGGGTAATCAGCATGAATACAATATACTAAACTGTCAGCATCTAATTCATTGTTAAGCTTCCACAAGATTCAAATGAGGATGCAAGTCAGTGGTTCTAATTGTACGTTTTCACACTGgtccacatttatagcatttggtATTAGTGGATTAACTGTAGCCTTCAATTCTTCTTCACAAACTCACAAGCAACCTGTAACCTTTCAGCCTAACCTAGGAATCAAGCTACGTCACAACTAAGGTTTCGTATTCACATACATTGGTTATGcagattaataatcaaattatcatCTTGCAGTGCAAGCTACACTTCGtgttacactacagatcagtctgatGCCACAACCTACATTCCAGAAAAAATATAGACACAAAAAAGTTTATATGTGTTTTGTTCTTTCTGTGTTTATGAATGTAAGACGTCACATGCCACAACAGAATTATTTCACAGGACGAAGCTGACATCCGGTATCAGTATGTTCAGTTGATCCAAATTAAGAGGCATGACAATGGTAGGTACACAACTCTGTTCTGTCCCAATTTTGAATAGATTAGCCACATAATTTCTACAATTTGTATTCTCTACAAACTGTTCTACCTCTATATAAAACTTTATTACAAGACATGACTTTTAATATTTAGTAAATAAGCAAGTCACACTGACCTTTAATCTCAATAACTGTTCTTTCTGAAGTGCAAGTGATTCCTCTAGGGTTAACACCTTAACATCATTATAAACTGAGGGTGGAGGTGTGGCTGCAGTGACTTCCCAATGGGGTCTAGTTTTTTGTATCTGGGGCTTCTCTTCCTTATCTGCAGATTTCTTTGACATGTTTGGTTTGAAACGTTCTTGTTTTTCTGTATCAGGCTTTTCCACCTTGTGTATGACACTTTTTACATAGGGTACTTCTCCAAACTCTCTTGCAACTTGGTTGGCTGTTAGATTTCTTTCTTGCTTTTCCTGGCTGGAAGATGTAATTGATTTATAAGGATCAAAAAGAAATCACATATCATAAGGATACTACAAAAACAAGAAGTTCAAGAAATGTCACTTTGAGAGTCAATCCAGAAACATCTCTCATATGTGAGAGAGCCAACTACTGTacaaacttggaaaacaatctagaggtacacagaaaaatttgaacaaGATTCACAgaaatgtcaaaattaaaataaaaagatatatacAACAAGGGAAAATcaaggatgaaataatgataacattatgtctatctgcaactcagtatctccactatatggtgagtagcaatctatccttttcataatattatataAACATCCACTGAGAGCAATTCCACTGAGTATAACTCTTTTTCCCACCTGAAAAAATAGATATGAAGAGTACACTCACCAAACATTAAATCAACTGTGTGATTATCAACATTTAAATATATCAAGTTCCACAAAGAGGTAAGTTTTTGAAGCTTCTATTGAGGTTCATAATACTGGAAACTACTTTCTTTGGAATGCCTTACACTCTTTGCATCTCAAAGTGTTACAATTTAGTTACAGGGCTACAATGCCTGATTAAAAAATAAAGTGAAACGCCCAAAGGAGATGAAATGAAACTGCACACATTGACTGTGTCATAAAACCATTATATTCTCTCCTTATTAGGTAGCTTATTCCTTCATGTTTAATCTACAGCAGCTTTCAATACATTGCCcagttttattcttttatttatcagTTGTTTCATTGAAGAAATGACATATGAGTCACAAGCTTGGTATTTCATATTCATGTATGTGTACCGTTCCCTGTTATTCTTAAAACACATAAAAACTAAAGAATGACAAATAGTTTAACAAAGTTCTGGAGGCAAATTAAGGAAAAATGTGTTCAGTCTCAAATGACAACTTCATACAACATTCTACCAAAAAGTATAAcaatttcattaaattttctacCACAAACCTTGAAAGTGATTCTGTAAAGATGATACACATTTCAATCACAAAATTGTTAGTAAAACTCAAGTCATACCTTTGAAATTCAGAGTCTTCTGAAGATGAAATATTCTTCCTTCTTGTTTCATCTTGGCTTACTTTCTTTTGACCATTAACATTTAAACTGGGACTGCCTGACCATTCCACATCATCACTTCCAATTTTCATGTCAGCAAGAACACTGGTAACTTCTTCAACTTCATTCCTGTTTGCCTGCTCTTCTTTCAAAGCacttaaaaatttttgtatttttttgccttTATCGGGTAACTTGCTAAGGAAAGGCCTGAAACAAAGAAACCACAACATCACTGCTTGTGATATAATTTGAAATTTTACAGTTAAATGACTTAGCACAGCCATTCTCCTTTTTCAGTCTCCCACAACCCCATCCAATATTTTTTCCTGCACCATTGACCACATAGCCTTCCTCCTTTTTCACCTGGGTTTGTGTCTAGAGAAAGGAACATGTTCTTAACAAGAGTGAGTAAAGATggtcacataaaaatatcttttggtCATATTAAAACTTCCAATTGTGCTTTCCTCTGTTTTATCCAATACAAAACTTCTGTAATGACCTGCCTCTGTATAATACAATTGTATGCTGTTCTGGATTTTTCACTCATTTCGGTAACAAGTGGATCAGTAAGTGCAACCCAATTCTCCATGTTATCACAATTCATTCAAGACCTTACAGTTCACATTCTATATGTTGGTGAACCTCAGGAAATCAAAACtgcatttaaacaatggaaaacccacacTGGAATTTCAACAATTACGAAAAGGGTAGATCACTACTCTCCGCAAAGATGACACACTGATTTGCAAACTGGCATAACAAAAGGACTGATCCtcactgagcttttggccaaagtcttCTTCTGGAAAGAAAGGAAACCATGcacaagcacccccccccccctacacacacacacacacacacacacacacacacacacacacacacacgcacacacacacgaccCCTATCTCCACTCTAGCCAGACTGGAACTGTTGTGCTGAACTAAAGCAGCAATCGGTAGTGGGGaaacgaagggggaggggggagggatagcaCAGTCTGGGTGGGGGGAAAGAAGAGAGTTGTTTCGAAGGGTGCGCACAAACTACAAGGGGGaatggggagcagaaaaggagaggggaTAAGACTGGCATGTGAGATGGCAGAGAGGTAACACAATGCGGGTGAGAGAGCATGAACTGGAAGGAGGTTGTAGGAGAGAGGGGATGGTAACTGCTAGGTAGAGGGTGTGAGGACAATAGGTTATCGTAGGTAGAGGATGGGATAATTTCGGGAGCGGATAACTCCCATCTATgtggttcagaaaaactggtggtggagtggAGAAGCTATTAAAATCGTGtattatgtttcactgcatgttgtgccacaggatggtgcACTTGGCTCGCTCACAGTTTTGCGGTGGCCATTCATTCTTGTGGTTGATggtcataccaatacaaaaagctgtgcaatgattgcaacagAGCTCGTATATGACATGgatactttcacaggtggcctgggctctgatggggtaggataggcctgtgacaggactggaatgggAAGGGGATGAGTGAATTGGGtatgtcttgcacctgggtcttccacagtgatatgaTCCCTGCAGCAAGAGCTGGGATTTGGAATGGCACGGGAATGGACTAATGTGTTGGggaggttgggtgggtggcagaacaccattttaggaggggtgggaaggatctaggGTAGAATGTCTCTTATTTCAGGTCACAATGACAGAAAATCAAACCCCAAGAcaaaggatgtgattcagttgttccagtccaggaagGTATTGGGTGACATAAGGTGTATTTCTTTGTAGCTGTTCTTTcttgggtggtgggaggattgggggtgtgtggagatatggcacaggaaatctgtttgaggACTAGGTCTGGGAGATAGTGCCTGTCTGCAAAGGGCTTTGTGAGACCTTCAagtatactgggcaagggagttcttgtcactgcagaaacACTGTCCCCAAGTGGCCAGGTTGTATGGGAGGAattttttttggtgtggaagggatggcagcagtCAAAATGCAGGAGTGGTTGGTGCGTTTAATGTGGACTGAGGTACAGTTGGAGCCATCAGGGAGGAGGTGTTCAATGTCCAAGAAGGCGGCAAATCAGGTTGAAGAGCACCAGGTGAcgtggatgggagaggaggtattacGGTAAATGAATGAGGATACAGTGTCTTGGCCCTGAATCCATAACACGAAGATATTGTCAATGGACCTGAACCAGACGAGGGATTTGGGGTTTTAGAAGGccatcctctagatggcccataaataggttggcatacgagtgtGGCATGTGAGTGCCCACGGCTGTGCTacaattttgtttgtatatcttcccttcaaaaGAGAACAGTTGTgtattaggataaagttagtacgGTGTATCAGGAACGCGGTAGCGgtctggagtctgaaggacattgggacaGGCaatgttcaatagtggcaaggcaaGGGCACGAGGGAGTTGGTGTAGAGGGAAATGGTGTCACCAATGACTTGTAGTGGTCATggtgattgtggtggtggtggtaatggtgtttttttttttggtggttttagggcgcacaacttcaatggtcattagcgccctgacgacgttaagaatgcaccgcaaggcacaagtttaaaacaacaactaaaagggaaaacacgataaaagacagactgacaagcataggattaaaaaacagcatcatcaaatgtccttagtgaggttgtcatccgctaaaacggcatctaaagtacatggcaggttaagatcgagacgcagtgcgttaaaatccggacaggacattaaaatgtggcggaccgtcagcaattgcccacatgggcagaacggcgccggcgcagccgtcagcagatggcgatggctgaaccggcagtgtccaattcttaaccgggccaaaactacctcctcctgccgagaagggcgtgaggaggacgtccaagccacgggaagaggtttcaaggcccgaagcttgttggctgtaagggcagcccaatcggcatgccacagcgataaaatgcgccgacaaatgaccctgctaaaatctgacgaagggacacaacaagaagctgtccgaggctggaggaccgcagcattggccgcggcatctgcagcttcgttcccagggataccgacatggccaggaacccacataaagctaaccggagaaccgacgtccaccagctgccgaagagagcgttggatccggtgcacgaaagggtgaaccggatacggatcactgaggctctggatggcgctcagggaatcggagcagatgacataagcagaatgtcggtggcggcagatgtaaagaacagcctggtagagggcaaagagctcagctgtgaagaccgaacaatggccatggagccggtatttgaaactttgtgccccgacaataaaagaacacccgaccccatcattggtcttagagccatctgtataaatgaaagtcatattgatgaactttgaacgaagttccacaaaacgggagtggtagaccgaaccgggggtaacctcttttgggagcgagctgaggtcaaggtgaacgcggacctgagcctggagccaaggtggtgtgtggctctcgcccactcgaaaggttgcagggagtgaaaaattaaggtgttgaaggaggcgacgaaagcgaactccagggggtagcagggcagacatacaacccatattgacggtcgagagagtcgtcaaaaaaggaacgataagacggatggtcgggcattgacagtagccgacaggcataccgacaaagcagtatatcacgccggtaggtgagtggcaattcgccagcgtcagcatgaagactctctacgggactagtataaaatgctccgatcgcaagtcgtaaaccccgatgttgtatggagttgaggcggcgtaagatggatggccgtgcagaggagtatacgaagctcccataatccagcttggagcggacgatcgaccgatatagacgaagtaggacagttcgatccgctccccacgacataccactgagaacacggaggacatttaaagaacgggtacaacgggcggccaaatatgacacatgtggagaccagctaagtttcctgtcaaatgtaaggcctaaaaatttggttgtctccacgtttgggagagcaacgggaccaagtcgtaaggacggagggagaaactctttgtagcgccagaagttaatacagaccgtcttctcggcagaaaaacggaagccactggcgacactccaggagtaaagacggtcaagagaacgctgaagacagcgctccaggacacgtgtacactgcgcgctgcaatagatggtaaaatcatccacgaaaagggagcctgatacatcagctgggaggcaatccattattggattgattgcgatggcgaagagagcgacgctcaaaactgagccctgtggcaccccattctcctggcgaaaggtgtctgacaggacagaacccacacataccctgaactgtcgatccattaaaaaggaacgaataaaaagagggaggcgaccgcgaaggccccatgtatacatggtgcggagaatgcccgccctccaacaggtgtcgtaagccttttccaaatcaaagaacacagccgcggtcgggcgcttccgcaagaagttattcataatgaaggtcgacaaggtaaccagatggtcaacagcagagcggcgcctacaaaatccacattgtacattggtaagtaggcgtcgagactcgagcagccaaaccaatcgagagttaaccattcgctccatcactttacagacacagctggtaagcgagataggtcgataactggaaggcaagtgcttgtccttccccggcttaggaatcgggacaacaatagactcgcgccagcatgcgggaacaagtccctcaatccagatgcgattgtatgtacgaagaagaaaacctttacccgcaggagaaaggttcttcagcaactgaatatgaatagaatcaggccctggagcggaggacagtgatcggccaagtgcgttttcgagttcccacatggtgaatggggcattataactttcacgattcgaggagcggaagttaggtggcctagcctcctctgtctgtttgcgggggaggaaggcagggtggtaatgagcggagctcgaaacctctgcgaaaaagcagccgaaggcattggagacatcctcaggggccacaaggacgtcattcgcgaccgtcaagccagaaactggtgagtggaccttagtgccagatagccggcgcaggctaccccagacaacagaagaaggagtaaaactgttgaaggtgcttgtgaaagcagcccagctggctttcttgctttctttaataatacgacgacactgagcacgtaatcgtttataattgatacaattcgccactgtacggtggcgtttaaaggtgcgtaaagcacgtcgacgagcacgtaaagcgtctctacatgctgcggtccaccaggggaccggtacgtgacgtggagaagaagtagggtgagggatggaatattcagcagcagcgagaatgacttccgtgaggtgtgcaacctgacgatcgcagcttgtgaaggtttgatcctgaaaggtcgccctggatgagaagagcccccagtctgcctttgagatggtccaactagaggagcacggagagggggtatgctgcaggagatggataacacacgggaagcggtcgctcgaatatgtatcagaaagggcataccactcaaaccggcgtgcaagttggggagtacatatagagaggtctaaatgggaataggtgtgagatgtgtccgaaagaaaagtaggggcgccagtattgaggcagacaagattgagctggttgaaaagttctgctaacagggagcccctccgGCAGGATGctagagagccccaaaggggatggtgggcattgaagtctccagttaacaaaaatggtgcaggtagctgagcaataagttgcatcatgtctgccctggtaacggcagatgacgatggagtgtaaacggtacaaatggaaaatgtaaaagtggggagagtaatgcggatggcaactgcctgcaggccggtgtgcaacgtgatgggatcgtagtaaatatcatcccggaccagcaacataacccctccatgagctgggatacctaccacagggggtaggtcaaaacgcacagaggtgtagtgtgccaaggcaatttgatcgcatgggtgtagcttcgtttcctggagggctacgacgagcggacggtgcaagcggagcagcaacttcaagtcctctcggttggagcgaatgctgcgaatattccagtgaataagtgccatcgtaagaaaaggaagatgagagaaggggtcacctcgaaggccgctgagggcctggcttcgagcgagcactgccgccgctatcagtaggcggacagtcatcgtccattgggtctataggttcatcggccatcttgggaggatggccgggagggggagcttcctccgccggtgaacagccagatgttcggctaccagcggtgcggccaggtgaaacggatgacggcctggggcggcaaccgctgggtggcgcaggagaagaaatgcgccgtggcggagaaggagaactgtgcttcctatgagccttcttggaaggacgtttggtggaagtaccggtcgaaggctgggaggtcgaggtacgtaggaagtctgcacgggatggttccttcttgaaggcccgtgcatcggacttctgggtcttcgtcttagcagaagctgatgaaagggctggtgtctgtggggtgatgggaggaagaggagacatcgaccgcgcgatcttagcactggccgaacggacgaccgtggtgctgaaggtcagatcgcatgtctgggttgccacctcccgggtggtccgaggagaggcgaggacagtactatatttccccgctgggagcagcgtgggcttcctactagccaatagttgcgagcagccgaggtggacactttctctttgacccgaatttcttggatacagcgttcttccttatagacaggacagtcgcaggaggatgcggcatggtcaccctgacagttcacacaacgaggagacggaggtggacagtcaccctcatgggcatccctgccacaagtgacacatttagccacattggaacaagactgtcgagtgtgattgaaacgctgacactggtagcagcgcgtaggtgtcgggacataggagcgaacagaaataacctcgtagcccgccttgatgcgcgatggcagcttaacaccatcgaaggtcaagaaaagtgtccgggtcggtacaaggtcattgttgacctttttcatgaccctatggacagccgtcacgccctgctcagcgaggaaagattgaatctcctcgtcagtcaatccgtcgagggagctagtatagactacaccacgagacgaattcaaagttcggtgggcctccacccggacagggaacgtgtacaggagtgtgcccgaagcagtttttgtgcctgaaaggcgctctcagtttctagtaataaggtaccgttacgcaacctggtacaagattcgacagatccggctatggcatctatgcccttctggataacgaaagggttgacagaggaaaaatcctttctgtcctcagatcgagaaacgacgaggaactgtgaggcaggcggtagtacttttgtcactggtggctggtcacgtttccgtttttgggcagaagtcgaaagcgatggagtagaatccattgcggaggaatcccccatgattgccagcgtctccgatggcgcgctccttccttgtggggaccctctcagagggcactcccgccttaggtgaatgtttacacctcaggtcacacctcccgagaaacagacggagggaccaatcggcatggtcagaaggtatcagctcaggcaatcacccctccccaggcctggcctttaccagggggtacgcgcgtgccttacatgtctacccagggcggggaattacgcgttaccccgtcaccggctacgcgtgcgaaagcgtgggtcggccttcaggcacgcacagggaggaaggaagaagaggaaaaagaggagaaaggagagagagagagggagaaagaggacagactgtctcaaacgccgatgcggagaccagagaaggcaaggagaagaaggcaatgagaaggcaaggagaagaaggcaatgagaaggcaaggagaagaaggcaatgagaaggcaaggagaagaagtcaagggaaagagtaaggaagacagtgaggtggagaagaacaaagaaaggaaccaaccaaaggaaggaagaaacgagaagtgaaaaaccaaaaagaccacaattataggtcgtggaaccgtccgtctccggatgcaggcgctaactacccccgtgagggggatggactccttttagtcgcctcttacgacaggcaggaatacctcgggcctattctaatccccagacccacAGGGGGGAATGGTGGTGGTGGAAAGTCAGTGAAGGAAGAGGTTGATATCTCTGACATGAGAGAATGGTTCTggaaataggttgaaggtgttggtcaatgaaggctgagggcacaataaccagctacaataggGTATTCAGGAtcattgggtttgtggattttgttttgaggagcatgtagaaggtgggtgtgcagggtgtCATTGGGAAGAGGGAAGTGGATTCAGGGAAGAGGTTCTCAGAAGGGGCTATGGCTATGAGCATGGattggaggttgtgttggacttctgcGATGGCATCACTCTGACAGAGTTTATAGATGGAGTAGTCAGACAATTGGCAAAGACTTTCTGCCAGGTAGTCTTTGTGAGCCATAACAACAGAGGTGGAACCTTTCCCTGCAGGTATGATGATTAGGTGAGGATCTATTTTGAGACTGTATATGGCTGTCCTTTGTtgtgctgaaaggttggtgttcttaggaagggacTTGGGCAAGGATGGGAGGCCAAGCTGGAGGTAAGGAAAACCTGAAAAATGGACggggtggttaggtgggagggaGAGGTTATCACAGTTGGATGCTGGTATCAACTGGGAtaggcagggttcagtgttgggattaggttaactttggttggagggattggtggcaacgAAGTGTTTCTATTGCAAAGATCAGCAGTCGGAGAGTAGGCCTTTGACAAGTGCAACAGGGTTAAATCTGGGTGTAGGGCTGCAGATGATGCTTTTGAATAGGACTGAAACTTTTGTGCGGCTGAGGAGTTTGGTAGAAACATTACCAACAGTATTCTGGGATTGTTTTGGCTCTGGGTTTGGTGGAGTGTTGGAAGGGAGATTTGAGAGATGTGGAAAGTTGAAAAGGTCAGGTAGTCAGGGTCTGGGTGCTATGAGGGTTTCATGAGGGGGAACAATGTGTGTAGGATAGTGGTTGGATAGTGCTGCTCTAAGGTGGCAGAAGGCTATCAGCAGGTTTTATAGCTTATGGATATGGTATCTGGAATGCtcttccaggtgctggagagcaagggattcaattacagagatatgatgTATATAGTAGAGAATGCACAGCAGCAATATCATGGGGGGACAGCACAGGTGGTTCTGGGATGCCAAAGTATGGGTGGGGGAGATAAGAGCACCATCTGGTGGAGCATGCAAAGACTAGAAGGCATCAGGACCAGGTTGTGCCCAGAGGCTACGGGGAGAGGGGAAAGGGGGAAAGACTGGTGGGTGTGTTGGCTGAGAACAAGCACAATAAGGGTGAGGGGGGTGTGAATTGGCATAAGGTTATAGGACAGACTGGGTGAAAACTGTtgtgtggagggtgtggggacaaggttgaggctgggataattttgggagcagagagTGTGTTGCAGGGATAACTCCCatgtgcacaattcagaaaagctggtattggagAGGTGGATCCAAGTGGCTCAGGCTGCGAAGCAATTATTAAAATCAAACACATTATGTTCAGATGCATGTAGTGCTACAGGATGATCCACTTCCCTCCTGGCTACAGTTTGGCTATGGCCATGGATATGTGTTTTTGCAGTATCAGGCTTATGAGGGACATGGGCTGGTAGAATCTGCAAAGGTGATTAGGCtgttggggaggggggcgggagatcccatggtttaggcagcatttaaggaGTATGATATAGGACTgggttttagccagggaaagggatacttttTTTGAAATGCAGCAGAAAGATCAAGCAAGAGTCCATTGTGGCAGGTATGGTGTTGGGAAACAGGAAAATGAAGGCATTAGGTGGCTATGAGGGGAGCTGCATAACAGAAAAGGATGTGCGAAAATACAGACGCACAAAAATActcacaaatatgtaaaaatacgcAGGAACAAATAcgtaaaaaatatacaaaaacttgTGAAAAAGGGTGAGAATGGATGAGGTATGGAGACATTTGTGTGTTGGGCTCACGTAAGAGAGAGGGGTGATTGGTTAGGTTGAAA
This region includes:
- the LOC126187916 gene encoding DNA-directed RNA polymerase II subunit GRINL1A, whose amino-acid sequence is MFHDRIIKRIPGKLPPVSGKEKQGHLDDLSTIPYSQLLDLIARQEKLVSNKPFLSKLPDKGKKIQKFLSALKEEQANRNEVEEVTSVLADMKIGSDDVEWSGSPSLNVNGQKKVSQDETRRKNISSSEDSEFQSQEKQERNLTANQVAREFGEVPYVKSVIHKVEKPDTEKQERFKPNMSKKSADKEEKPQIQKTRPHWEVTAATPPPSVYNDVKVLTLEESLALQKEQLLRLKEAQVKQAQERLAEQCGNMGLKLSNISGQMLYRQRRESLSDSSNTDSGDEEKQAFEEEEEEHENDVAVIVSLIDS